Within the Syntrophorhabdaceae bacterium genome, the region CAGGAAGCCCCGCCACAGATGATCCGGAAGGTGAAGAAGTCCTGGATGAGGTGAGAGAATATGCCTCCAGCGATCCGGATATTCATATCCTTCTCCTTCCGCCCTTCAGCGATAAGGACATCAATGCCCTCCAACGGGCCGCTGCCATCGTGCTCCAGAAATCCCTGAAGGAAGGCTTCGGGCTTACCGTATCCGAAGCAATGTGGAAAGGAAAACCCGTAATCGGTGGCGCAATAGGAGGGATCCCCCTCCAGATAATTCATGGAATCACCGGTTTTCTCGTTCATTCAGTGGAGGGAACGGCCTTCAGGATACGGCAGCTTCTCACGAACCCGGAGATGGCGAGGAAAATGGGTGAGCTTGGCAGAGAGCAAGTGCGGCAGAATTTTCTTATCACGAGACAGATGCGCGATTACCTTTCTGTCTGGTACGCGCTGGAGAACAGGGGGAACGGCTCTTACCAGCTGACCGTATGAAGATTACCATTCGCCTGATCGTCTCTCTCATTCTGGTGGTAGCCCTGGCGGTCTTCGTTTCTTCTCTTTACCAGGTGACAGGTGAGGAGAACCGTCTTGCAGGGGACCTGGAGAGGAGGTCCTTTGTCCTTGCCGAAAGTTTCAAAGAGTCGGCGGCGCCTCTTATCATGTCAAAAAGCTTTACAAGATTAAGCCGGATCGTGGAGCGTTTCGGAAACCGGGAGAGGCTGAGGGGGATTGCCATGTTCGATACCCATGGGACGATCCTGACCATCACGCGCGACCTGAAGCCCATGGTGAAGGAGCCTTACCCCCAGGCCCTGGAGACGGTGATGGAGAACCGGTCAGTAGGGCGGTTTACCATGGTGGGAGGACGGCGTGTCTATGTGTGCATGGTGCCGATAGAAGGAGAGGAGAACGCGATTGTCGGCGCCCTCGCGGTATTTTACGATGCATCGTATATTGATGTCCGGCTTAGGGAAATATGGAAAGATAATATCCTCCGTTTTCTCACCCTCTCGTCTCTTCTCGTCCTCAGCACGGTTCTCGTAGTCAGGTGGAGCATCACGGGACCCATAGCCCGTCTTGCCGGATGGGTGCGTGAAGTAGCGCTCCAAAAAGGCAACGGGGGGAACCCGGCCGTACCTCCGAGAGGGGATGTGCTGGCGCCCCTGATCTCCGAAGTGACCAATCTGGCTCAGAGCTTTTCCCTGGCACGGGCAAGGGCGGATGAGGAGGCGCGGCTCCACCAACTGAGACCGGAATCCCTGTGGACTTCCGAGAGTCTGAAAAACTATATGAGGGCGGAACTGGGGAATAAGAAGCTCTTTCTTGCCTCAAACCGGGAACCCTATATGCATGTGAGGGGAGGGTCTGTGGTCAAGTGCATCGTTCCCGCGGGCGGCCTGGTTACCGCACTGGATCCGGTGATGAGGATTTGTGACGGCATATGGCTCGCCCATGGGAGTGGCGACGGCGACCGTGAAACGGTCGATGCCTACAGCAAGGTAAGAGTTCCACCGGAAGACCCTCAATACACATTACGACGTATATGGCTTACACGAGAGGAAGAGAACGGATATTATTACGGTTTTTCGAACGAGGGCCTCTGGCCCCTGTGCCACATTACTCATATCAGGCCGGTCTTCCGTTTGGAAGACTGGAAATGGTACCAGAAAATCAATGGTCTTTTCGCTGATGCCCTTCTCGAAGAGGTGAAAGAAGAGGAGTCGCCATTGATCCTTATTCAGGACTACCACCTTGCCCTCGTGCCGCTTCTGGTCAAGCGGCAAAGGCCCGACGCCAAAGTAGCCCTTTTTTGGCATATTCCATGGCCCAATCCGGAATCTTTCGGCATTTGCCCATGGCGGCAGGAGATCCTTATCGGCATGCTTGGAGCGGACCTCCTGGGTTTTCACATACAGTTTTTCTGTAACAACTTCCTTCAGACCGTAGACCGGTTTCTCGAATCACAGACCGATTGGGAGCAGTTTTCGATTAACCGGGGAGGCCATCCCACGCTGATAAAACCCTTTCCCATAAGCGTGGGGTATGCGAACGAGCCTGAGGATGGCGATGCGGCCACAGACGACCGGCATACAATCCTCAGGGAGATGGGAATCGACGTTCCTTACATGGGCATCGGGGTCGACCGGATTGACTATACGAAAGGAATCCCGGAACGGTTCAAGGCCATTGAGAGATTTCTCGAGAAATACCCCTATTTTATCGGGCGCTTCACATTTATCGAGCTTGGGGCGCCGAGCCGCGACCATATACGGAAGTACAGGGAACTGCTCTCAGAGGTGGAAGAGGAGGTGGAGAGGATCAACTGGCGGTTCGAGACGAAGACGTGGAAACCGATCGTCTACCTGAAGGCCCACCACAGTCATGAAGAGATAGACAGGTACTACAGGGCGGCAGACGTCTGCATGGTGACTTCCCTTCATGATGGGATGAACCTGGTGGCAAAAGAGTTTGTTATTTCACGAAAAGACGGCGGGGGCGTGCTCATACTGAGCCAATTTGCGGGCGCTTCACGGGAATTAAAGGACGCCATAATCGTAAATCCCTATGATATAGAGGAGATGGCCGACGCGATCAAAGAGGCCCTCTCCCTGCCTGCATCCGAGCGAACCGACCGTATGGCCCGGATGTATACTAGTGTAAAAGAAAACAACATCTATAGGTGGGCAGGGAAGCTGATCGCGGAGCTGGCACATATGCGCGTTCAGACCCGGAACGGATGAACCGGTAGAAGATATCTCTTTTCTCCCGGTCCCGCACGTTGCCAGTGCGCCCTACGGCAAATCCTTTTTCTGTTGACACTGCGTGAACCTCCGTAGTACCTTAAAGATAACGAACCGGACGGTCGGACGAAAAGCGCCTTTTTTGGTCGCCTTCGCTACCGACCGGGTTTACAAAAGGGGAGGAGGAAAGACAATGGGTATTTATCTGTTGGTCGACTTCGGGAGCACGTACACAAAAGTCCTTGCCGTCGATATAGAGAAAGAGATCATCCTGGGGCGGGCACAGGCGCCCACCACGGTAAGCACCGATATTACCCTCGGCCTCAACGAAGCACTAAATGAGCTTTCGGAGACTTACGGTATAGAAGAAAAAGATATAAAGGGTAAATACGCAAGCAGCAGCGCCGCGGGGGGGTTGAAAATGGCTGCCATAGGCCTGGTGCCCGAGCTCACCCTGGAAGCTGCGAGACGGGCCGCCCTTGGCGCAGGGGCAAAAGTGGTATGCTCCTACGGCTTTGAGATCGATGAGGAAATTGTCGGTGCCATAGAATCGGCACAATGCGACATAATCCTCCTCTGTGGAGGGACGGACGGGGGCGACAAGAATGTGATCGTTCATAACGCGGGGATGCTCGCCCGCTCCCGTATCCAATGTCCCATACTTGCGGCGGGCAATCGCGTGGCGGCTGAGAAAGTCAAGGTCCTCCTGGAGGAGGGAGGCAAGAAGGTCTATACCGCAAAGAACGTGCTCCCCACCCTCGAATCGGTGGAAGTGGAACCGGCTCAGAACCTTATTCGGGAGATATTCATCGCCCATATCACGAAAGCGAAAGGCCTGGATAAGGCGCAGGGTTTTGTGGGTGCGCCCATTGTCCCCACGCCGAAAGCAACGCTCCAGGCAGCCGCGCTTTTGGCAAATGGAGCGGTCGGCGAACCCGGCATAGGTAGTCTTGTTATCGTAGAGGTCGGAGGAGCTACCACGAACATCCATTCGGTCGCTGATCCGGTGCCGGCGAACTCCCGGACAATCGTGAAGGGGCTGCCCGAGCTCAGGATAAAAAGAACGGTAGAGGGTGATCTGGGCATACGGTATAATGCTCCCACCATCTATGATTTTGTGGGAGAAGAACTGTTTAAGGCCAAGCTCCGCGCCCTGGTGCCTTCCCTCGACGGACAAGAATGTAATGTGGGGGAGCGAATCAGATACCTCTCCAATAATGTAGGCCACGTCCCTTCGAGCAGTGCAGGTCTCAATATAGATATCGCCCTGGCCGAGTCGGCGGCCGCCATTGCTGTGGAGCGCCATGCGGGTACGGTCCGTCAGGAGTTTACCGTGGTAGGCGACATAATGGTCCAGTACGGGAAGAACCTTATGCCTGTTGAAAACCTCATTGGCACAGGTGGTATATTCAAGTACGGCCTTCACCCGGAGAAGGTCCTCAAGTCGACGCTCTTTAGCCCCGAAAGGCCGTGGAGCCTGAAACCGAGGAGCCCCAAAGCTTATATCGACGGGGAATATATCCTTTACGGCATAGGACTGCTGGCCGAGGACTTTCCCGCACAAGCCCTCAGGATCGCAAAGAAATATCTCACGCGAAGGCAACTCGATATTTAAAGCCATGCAAACCTCAGGAGGGGGAGCGGTTAAGGGGCGCTCCGGAACCTGTGTTCCCTCCCCGAGGCCCGCAGATCTTTCCTTATAACATCAACTTCTCATATCCTCCCTCTGTAGCTATTTTCTGTTGACACCCTGCACGAGCCATAGTACCCTACACATAGGAACCGACCAGTCGGACGCAACAAAGATAACTTGAGGCCGTCCGGTCGGAATATAGATGTCGTTCTGCCGGGGAGCATGGTGCTCCGCTTTTTTTACACCTCTTTCGAAAAGACGGTGACGGTTGGGGGTAAATCATCGCAACGGAAAAAGAAGGGATATAATAGTGAAGGAATCCGCACGAGGTCGGTGATACGGTCCGGTCTCAGGACCGGCGGTTTTCTTTCGAAAAACTGATAATGAGGGAGGCGAGTATGGGTGCCGAGCAAAAACTTGTAGAATTTGTGTATCAGACCGGATATAACGACCTGCCGCCGTCGGCGGTCAAGGTGATCAAGAATCAGCTCCTTGCCGTCCTCGGCACCACGGTTGCCGGAGCATACGCGGAGGGTTGCGAGACGGTTGTCAATATGGCAAAGAAGACGGGAGGCAGAGAGGAATCGTCGATCCTCATACACGGCGGCAGAGTGCCTTCTCAGCATGCAGCTTTTGTAAACGGCGTGATGGCGAGAGCCCTTGATTTCTGTGACGCCCTCGCTCCCGGAGCACACATAGGCTCGGCAGCGATACCCGCCGCATTGGCGGCAGCAGAGCTGGCGGGAGGCGTGAGGGGGACTGATTTTCTCGCCGCGGTTGCGGTGGGCACGGAGGTGGGGGTGAGGCTCAATCTGGGCGAGCCCGAATACGACGGATTTGACCCGACAGGCGTATGTGTGCCCTTTGCGGCCACCGTGGCCGCAGGCAAACTGCTTGGCCTTTCTCAAAAAGAGATGTGGAATGCCCTGGCCCTTGCCTTTAATAAGTGCGGGGGCAGTTTTCAGGCAAATGTGGACGGCTCTCTCGCAGTGAGGGTGATAGAAGGCTGGGCTGCCGAGACGGGGGTCTCTTGCGCGCGCCTTGCCAAAGAAGGAATTACCGGTCCCAGGAACTTTCTCGAGGGGGTATACGGTTATTTCCACCTTTTCGGCAGGGACAGGGTCTCCGCCGACACCGCTTTGTCAGGCTTGGTGACGTCATATAAAGTCGACAGGCTCGTATTCAAAAAGTATCCCAGCTGCGGATTGACCCAGGGGAGCACGGAGGTTATCCTGTCGCTCATGGGTGATGAGGGATTTGACGCTGCCGACGTGGACCGGGTAGAGATTATCGTTCCGCCGTACACATATAAGCTTGTAGGCCATCCGTTTCAGGTGGGGAGTAACCCGAAGGTGAACGCACAATTCAGCATCCGCTATTGTGTTGCCAATGCGCTGGTCAGGAAAGGATCGAAGCTCGCCCATTTCGAAGAATCGGCCATCAGAGAAGAAGAGGTGCTGAAGCTTGCGGAGAAGGTCGAGGTGATATCCGATCCCGCCATGGAAGCACGAGGTCACACGCCACTCGATATGAAGGTGACGACAAGGGACGGTAAAGAGTACCTGCGCAAAAGCGAAGTGCCCCCTGGTTTTCCCGATAACCCTCTCTCGGAAAAGGAACACCGGCAGCGCTTCAGGGAATGCATAGGATTCGCGGCAAAGCCCTTGACGGAGGAAAAAGTTGAGAACCTCATACGCGCAGTCGACCGCGTGGAGGAGATGGGCGACATGACGACTCTTATTGCTCTCCTTCTTCCGGAGTGAGAGATATTTCCATTTCCCGCGGACGTCCTATCCCTGTATGAAACTGCCGGGCCGTGACAGCTCCCCGAGGACCTGATCGATAGGAGGATCTTTGGAAAAAGAGACCGGATGGGAAGATGGAAGCCGGAAGGGGCCGGAAAAATGGGACGAGATGGTCGACGTCCTTGTTGTCGGCTCCGGCTTTGCGGGTCTTTCGGCGGCAGCGGAGGCGGCAGGGCTGGGCGCCGGCGTGGTGATATTGGA harbors:
- a CDS encoding trehalose-6-phosphate synthase: MKITIRLIVSLILVVALAVFVSSLYQVTGEENRLAGDLERRSFVLAESFKESAAPLIMSKSFTRLSRIVERFGNRERLRGIAMFDTHGTILTITRDLKPMVKEPYPQALETVMENRSVGRFTMVGGRRVYVCMVPIEGEENAIVGALAVFYDASYIDVRLREIWKDNILRFLTLSSLLVLSTVLVVRWSITGPIARLAGWVREVALQKGNGGNPAVPPRGDVLAPLISEVTNLAQSFSLARARADEEARLHQLRPESLWTSESLKNYMRAELGNKKLFLASNREPYMHVRGGSVVKCIVPAGGLVTALDPVMRICDGIWLAHGSGDGDRETVDAYSKVRVPPEDPQYTLRRIWLTREEENGYYYGFSNEGLWPLCHITHIRPVFRLEDWKWYQKINGLFADALLEEVKEEESPLILIQDYHLALVPLLVKRQRPDAKVALFWHIPWPNPESFGICPWRQEILIGMLGADLLGFHIQFFCNNFLQTVDRFLESQTDWEQFSINRGGHPTLIKPFPISVGYANEPEDGDAATDDRHTILREMGIDVPYMGIGVDRIDYTKGIPERFKAIERFLEKYPYFIGRFTFIELGAPSRDHIRKYRELLSEVEEEVERINWRFETKTWKPIVYLKAHHSHEEIDRYYRAADVCMVTSLHDGMNLVAKEFVISRKDGGGVLILSQFAGASRELKDAIIVNPYDIEEMADAIKEALSLPASERTDRMARMYTSVKENNIYRWAGKLIAELAHMRVQTRNG
- the glmL gene encoding methylaspartate mutase accessory protein GlmL, producing the protein MGIYLLVDFGSTYTKVLAVDIEKEIILGRAQAPTTVSTDITLGLNEALNELSETYGIEEKDIKGKYASSSAAGGLKMAAIGLVPELTLEAARRAALGAGAKVVCSYGFEIDEEIVGAIESAQCDIILLCGGTDGGDKNVIVHNAGMLARSRIQCPILAAGNRVAAEKVKVLLEEGGKKVYTAKNVLPTLESVEVEPAQNLIREIFIAHITKAKGLDKAQGFVGAPIVPTPKATLQAAALLANGAVGEPGIGSLVIVEVGGATTNIHSVADPVPANSRTIVKGLPELRIKRTVEGDLGIRYNAPTIYDFVGEELFKAKLRALVPSLDGQECNVGERIRYLSNNVGHVPSSSAGLNIDIALAESAAAIAVERHAGTVRQEFTVVGDIMVQYGKNLMPVENLIGTGGIFKYGLHPEKVLKSTLFSPERPWSLKPRSPKAYIDGEYILYGIGLLAEDFPAQALRIAKKYLTRRQLDI
- a CDS encoding MmgE/PrpD family protein, translated to MGAEQKLVEFVYQTGYNDLPPSAVKVIKNQLLAVLGTTVAGAYAEGCETVVNMAKKTGGREESSILIHGGRVPSQHAAFVNGVMARALDFCDALAPGAHIGSAAIPAALAAAELAGGVRGTDFLAAVAVGTEVGVRLNLGEPEYDGFDPTGVCVPFAATVAAGKLLGLSQKEMWNALALAFNKCGGSFQANVDGSLAVRVIEGWAAETGVSCARLAKEGITGPRNFLEGVYGYFHLFGRDRVSADTALSGLVTSYKVDRLVFKKYPSCGLTQGSTEVILSLMGDEGFDAADVDRVEIIVPPYTYKLVGHPFQVGSNPKVNAQFSIRYCVANALVRKGSKLAHFEESAIREEEVLKLAEKVEVISDPAMEARGHTPLDMKVTTRDGKEYLRKSEVPPGFPDNPLSEKEHRQRFRECIGFAAKPLTEEKVENLIRAVDRVEEMGDMTTLIALLLPE